One window of the Delphinus delphis chromosome 20, mDelDel1.2, whole genome shotgun sequence genome contains the following:
- the LGI4 gene encoding leucine-rich repeat LGI family member 4 isoform X1: MGGAGILLLLLAGVGVGGAWRPPKGKCPLSCSCSKDSALCEGSPDLPESFSPTLLSLSLVRTGVTQLKAGSFLRVPSLHLLLFTSNSFSVIEDDAFAGLSHLQYLFIEDNEIGSISKNALRGLRSLTHLSLANNHLETLPRFLFRGLETLTHVDLRGNPFQCDCRVLWLLQWIPTVNASVGTGACAGPAALAHMQLHHLDPKTFKCRAIELSWFQTVGESALGVEAFSYQGEPHVVLAQPFAGRCLILTWDYSLQSFRQEEELSAPSVVSCKPLVLGPRLFVLAARLWGGSQLWARPGPNLRLAPLQALAPRRLLRPNDAELLWLDGQPCFVVADASKAGSTTLLCRDGPGFYPRQSLHAWHRDTDAEALELDGRPHLLLASASQRPVLFHWFGGRFERRTDIPEAEDVYATRHFQASGDVFLCLTRYIGDSMVMRWDGSMFRLLQQLPSRGAHVFQPLLIARDQLAILGSDFAFSQVFRLEPDRGLLEPLQELGPPALVAPRAFAHITMAGRRFLFAACFKGPTQIYQHHELDLSA; the protein is encoded by the exons ATGGGAGGGGCAGgaattctgctgctgctgctggctggggtgggcgtggggggggCCTGGAGACCCCCAAAGGGAAAGTGTCCTCTGAGTTGCTCCTGCTCTAAAGACAGTGCCCTGTGTGAGGGCTCCCCGGACCTGCCAGAGAGCTTCTCCCCGACCCTGCTGTCGCT CTCACTCGTTAGGACTGGAGTCACCCAGCTGAAGGCCGGCAGCTTCCTGAGGGTACCGTCACTGCACCTGCT CCTCTTCACATCCAACTCCTTCTCCGTGATCGAGGACGATGCGTTTGCGGGCCTGTCCCACCTGCAGTACCT CTTTATCGAAGACAATGAGATTGGCTCCATCTCTAAGAACGCTCTCAGAGGACTCCGCTCACTCACACACCT AAGCCTGGCCAATAACCATCTCGAGACCCTCCCCAGATTCCTGTTCCGAGGCCTGGAGACCCTGACTCACGT GGACCTCCGCGGGAACCCGTTCCAGTGTGACTGCCGTGTCCTCTGGCTGCTGCAGTGGATACCCACCGTGAACGCCAGCGTGGGGACCGGGGCCTGTGCCGGCCCCGCCGCCCTGGCCCACATGCAGCTCCACCACCTCGACCCCAAGACGTTCAAGTGCAGAGCCATAG AGCTGTCCTGGTTCCAGACGGTCGGCGAGTCAGCGCTGGGCGTAGAGGCTTTCTCCTACCAAGGGGAGCCCCACGTCGTCCTGGCACAGCCCTTTGCCGGCCGCTGCCTCATCCTGACCTGGGACTACAGCCTGCAGAGCTTCCGGCAGGAGGAAGAGCTGTCTG CGCCCTCGGTGGTGTCCTGCAAGCCGCTGGTGCTGGGCCCGCGCCTCTTTGTGCTGGCCGCCCGCCTGTGGGGAGGCTCACAGCTGTGGGCCCGGCCCGGCCCCAACCTGCGCCTGGCCCCGCTGCAGGCCCTGGCTCCACGGCGGCTGCTGCGGCCCAATGACGCCGAGCTCCTGTGGCTGGACGGGCAGCCCTGCTTCGTGGTGGCCGACGCCTCCAAGGCGGGCAGCACCACGCTGCTGTGCCGGGACGGGCCCGGCTTCTACCCGCGCCAGAGCCTGCACGCCTGGCACCGGGACACGGATGCCGAGGCCCTCGAGCTGGACGGCCGGCCCCATCTGCTGCTAGCCTCCGCCTCGCAGCGGCCCGTGCTCTTCCACTGGTTTGGGGGCCGCTTCGAGAGGCGCACAGACATCCCCGAGGCCGAGGACGTCTATGCCACACGCCACTTCCAGGCCAGCGGAGATGTGTTCCTGTGCCTGACACGCTACATCGGGGACTCCATG GTCATGCGCTGGGATGGTTCCATGTTTCGCCTGCTGCAGCAGCTTCCCTCTCGTGGCGCCCACGTCTTCCAGCCACTGCTCATCGCCAGGGACCAGCTGGCTATCCTGGGCAGCGACTTCGCCTTCAGCCAGGTCTTCCGCCTTGAGCCTGACAGGGGGCTCCTGGAGCCACTGCAGGAGCTGGGGCCCCCAGCCTTGGTGGCCCCCCGGGCCTTTGCCCATATCACCATGGCCGGCAGACGCTTCCTCTTCGCTGCTTGCTTCAAGGGCCCCACACAGATCTACCAGCATCACGAGTTAGACCTCAGTGCCTGA
- the LGI4 gene encoding leucine-rich repeat LGI family member 4 isoform X2 translates to MPGSPPPHPRTQETALGWDWHTGAVFSSPTIAHIPSSLVRTGVTQLKAGSFLRVPSLHLLLFTSNSFSVIEDDAFAGLSHLQYLFIEDNEIGSISKNALRGLRSLTHLSLANNHLETLPRFLFRGLETLTHVDLRGNPFQCDCRVLWLLQWIPTVNASVGTGACAGPAALAHMQLHHLDPKTFKCRAIELSWFQTVGESALGVEAFSYQGEPHVVLAQPFAGRCLILTWDYSLQSFRQEEELSAPSVVSCKPLVLGPRLFVLAARLWGGSQLWARPGPNLRLAPLQALAPRRLLRPNDAELLWLDGQPCFVVADASKAGSTTLLCRDGPGFYPRQSLHAWHRDTDAEALELDGRPHLLLASASQRPVLFHWFGGRFERRTDIPEAEDVYATRHFQASGDVFLCLTRYIGDSMVMRWDGSMFRLLQQLPSRGAHVFQPLLIARDQLAILGSDFAFSQVFRLEPDRGLLEPLQELGPPALVAPRAFAHITMAGRRFLFAACFKGPTQIYQHHELDLSA, encoded by the exons ATGCCAGGGTCCCCTCCGCCCCACCCCCGGACACAGGAGACAGCTCTGGGATGGGACTGGCACACTGGAGCAGTCTTCTCCTCGCCCACCATTGCCCACATCCCCAGCTCACTCGTTAGGACTGGAGTCACCCAGCTGAAGGCCGGCAGCTTCCTGAGGGTACCGTCACTGCACCTGCT CCTCTTCACATCCAACTCCTTCTCCGTGATCGAGGACGATGCGTTTGCGGGCCTGTCCCACCTGCAGTACCT CTTTATCGAAGACAATGAGATTGGCTCCATCTCTAAGAACGCTCTCAGAGGACTCCGCTCACTCACACACCT AAGCCTGGCCAATAACCATCTCGAGACCCTCCCCAGATTCCTGTTCCGAGGCCTGGAGACCCTGACTCACGT GGACCTCCGCGGGAACCCGTTCCAGTGTGACTGCCGTGTCCTCTGGCTGCTGCAGTGGATACCCACCGTGAACGCCAGCGTGGGGACCGGGGCCTGTGCCGGCCCCGCCGCCCTGGCCCACATGCAGCTCCACCACCTCGACCCCAAGACGTTCAAGTGCAGAGCCATAG AGCTGTCCTGGTTCCAGACGGTCGGCGAGTCAGCGCTGGGCGTAGAGGCTTTCTCCTACCAAGGGGAGCCCCACGTCGTCCTGGCACAGCCCTTTGCCGGCCGCTGCCTCATCCTGACCTGGGACTACAGCCTGCAGAGCTTCCGGCAGGAGGAAGAGCTGTCTG CGCCCTCGGTGGTGTCCTGCAAGCCGCTGGTGCTGGGCCCGCGCCTCTTTGTGCTGGCCGCCCGCCTGTGGGGAGGCTCACAGCTGTGGGCCCGGCCCGGCCCCAACCTGCGCCTGGCCCCGCTGCAGGCCCTGGCTCCACGGCGGCTGCTGCGGCCCAATGACGCCGAGCTCCTGTGGCTGGACGGGCAGCCCTGCTTCGTGGTGGCCGACGCCTCCAAGGCGGGCAGCACCACGCTGCTGTGCCGGGACGGGCCCGGCTTCTACCCGCGCCAGAGCCTGCACGCCTGGCACCGGGACACGGATGCCGAGGCCCTCGAGCTGGACGGCCGGCCCCATCTGCTGCTAGCCTCCGCCTCGCAGCGGCCCGTGCTCTTCCACTGGTTTGGGGGCCGCTTCGAGAGGCGCACAGACATCCCCGAGGCCGAGGACGTCTATGCCACACGCCACTTCCAGGCCAGCGGAGATGTGTTCCTGTGCCTGACACGCTACATCGGGGACTCCATG GTCATGCGCTGGGATGGTTCCATGTTTCGCCTGCTGCAGCAGCTTCCCTCTCGTGGCGCCCACGTCTTCCAGCCACTGCTCATCGCCAGGGACCAGCTGGCTATCCTGGGCAGCGACTTCGCCTTCAGCCAGGTCTTCCGCCTTGAGCCTGACAGGGGGCTCCTGGAGCCACTGCAGGAGCTGGGGCCCCCAGCCTTGGTGGCCCCCCGGGCCTTTGCCCATATCACCATGGCCGGCAGACGCTTCCTCTTCGCTGCTTGCTTCAAGGGCCCCACACAGATCTACCAGCATCACGAGTTAGACCTCAGTGCCTGA
- the FXYD3 gene encoding FXYD domain-containing ion transport regulator 3: protein MQEVALSLLVLLAGLPALDANDPEDKNSPFYYDWFSLRVGGLIFAAVLCAIGIIVLMSGKCKCKFSRKPRHYPGDAPPLITSGSEHNC from the exons ATGCAAGAGGTGGCCCTGAGCCTGCTCGTCCTCCTGGCAG GCCTGCCTGCCTTGGATGCCAACGACCCGGAAG ATAAAAACAGTCCTTTCTACTACG ACTGGTTCAGCCTCCGTGTCGGCGGGCTCATCTTCGCAGCGGTCCTGTGCGCCATTGGCATCATCGTCCTCATGA GTGGGAAATGCAAATGCAAGTTCAGCCGGAAGCCCCG TCACTATCCAGGCGATGCCCCACCTCTCATCACTTCAG GCTCTGAGCATAACTGTTGA